CTTGTAAAATTCGATAAAATTCGGGACGCTTCTATGTCCGGGGAAAGGGGCGTAGTAATGCGTAGTGCTTCGAACATCGTTGCGCCACACCAGCACGTAGGCCAGTTCCATATCGTCGCGCTTCATGGTCCGTAGCAGCGTATTAGTCCACCAAGTTGTATCTGGAATTGATTCGAGGCCGGTTTCGGTGAAGGCGACCAGTTTGCCTGCTTTCTCCGCGTAATCCGACACGATTTTCAGTTTCATGGCCGCCGTGTCGATAGCATAGCGGTCACGGCCCATGTCGCCGTAGTTGTCCATACCCACCATGTCCACCCACGCATCGCCGGGATAGCGTTCCAGGAACTCCTCCTCGGTGCTGAATCTGTTGTCGGGCGAGAAGGCATATATAAAGTTGTGTACATCCAGGCTGTCGCGCAGGTACGATACCGTGAAGCGCCACAGCGAGATAAACTCCTCGCGCGAAGCGTGTGGTTTTCCCCACCAGAACCAGCCGCCGTCGAACTCATGGAAGGGCCGGAAAATAACAGGCGCCAACTGTCCGTCCGCGCCCCGCAGACTATGCGCCCACGCGCCGATGCCATCCAATATATCCTTATACTGCTCATGCGCCTCGCCGCCCGGAATGATATAGCGCACGGCTGGCAGCGAGAGTGAATCGACCCAGTAAAAGCCACCACCGGCCACCGGGTTGGAGAAATGCCAGGCAGCCGTCGTCACCCCGCCCCGGTTATAGGTGTCCACTACGGTTTTCCGCACCGCCTCTTTGGCTTGGGCAGTGGCCTCGGGCGAGCGGCCGGAGAAGCCGCTGAAATCCACGCCAATCACCGCCGGGTGCGAGCCCGTCACGGATTTTACATCCGACCGGCTCTCATCGCCTGACCAGCCGTGGCCGTACTCGGTGGCGTGCTGGTGCCCGAAAAGCGTGTGGTGTTTGGATAGCCTGTCCAGGTTGTGGAAGAGCGCCTTTGTCTCTTTGGTGGCGTCGGCATCAATGGTTTTGGTGGAGGCGCAGCCCACCAGCAGCAGGGAGGGAAGGATGAACAGGGATAAAAGTGCTCGCATAAAAGGGAAGTCCGGTTTGCGTAGAAAGATACTACCTCCCTCCCGACTTTACAAAACCGCATGCCAGTTGCGCTTCCTTCACCAGATAAGCTGCCGGCAGGCTTAACCCAGCCAATCCTGTCCATCCCCCAATCCTGTAAATCCTGGGGTAGGGGCCCTCGAGAAGATTCAGACGGACTGGTTAGGAAACGATTCGGACAGGTCGCGACTGTCCCTACGTGAACATGAAATCAACAGGCTGCGACACGCTGTATAGGCTTACCCGGAAAGGAGACAGCTCCGTCCTATATATCAGACAACTTTGTCAGTTCGGCGTCGATGTGGTGGTTTTGCATTAGCTCGGTGGCGAACTTGTAACTGCCGCGCGGCACAAACAGCCGCAGGTGTCCGCCCTTCATGCGGGCAATGGATTCCAGGGCCTTCCACTTGCTTATCAGCGTGCTCTGTTCCTCTTCTTTCGCGTTTTTCACCACCAGTTCAAAGTAGTATTTTCCCTCTCCGCGCATGGCCGTGAAGTCGGGCGTCAGGGTCACATCCTTGCTGACCATACTGATGGAGCCTGGGCTTGTGTAACCCGTAAAATCGGCTCTGATATCTTCGTAACCGGACCTTTTAGCGAACTTAATCACCTGCTCTGCAAAATTGTTGTACTCTTCTGTCTTCTTATTTGTGTGTAACATATAGATGGTTTTTATTGATAAATTGATTTTGAACCGGCATTGTAGCTGGCTGTAGGTATAGCCCAGCACGCATTCGCTTTGCCAAAAATCAAACCCAAAATGACAGCGGGCAGTTGATAGCTCTGATAAACCGGAGCTTGCCTAAAAGGCTTCAGAGTGTGCGGAGCTCCTGCTGAAGGTACGCCAACTGCGCCGGAGCTATATATAACCCGTGCTGGCGTGTGTTCAGGAGATTTGGTATGCTGAATTGGCGATGCGTACGGACCTATGTATATAGTATACGAAAAATATAGGAGAATTCCTAATAAAATTGAATTATATTCGCTATAGTTCTCATATACTGCCTTTTATTACTTGGTTCAGATAGTGGTTGCCTCTCCGGAATTGCTTTTAAAGGATGGCTATAGTAACCAGCAGCAAAATATGCTTCTTATGAAAAAGTTGGTTCTTGTGATTATCTGTATCCTTTGTTTAAGCGCTGCGAGCGCGCAGGAAGCGCAAATCAGGAACCTGGTTTTTGAAGGAGCCGGCATTCGGGGGCTTGCTTATGCAGGCGTCATTGCTGAACTGGAAAGGCAGCGCCTCCTGCAGGACGTAGAGAAAGTAGGCGGCACCTCTGCGGGCGCCATCACAGCCCTGATGGTTTCGCTGGGCTATTCCGCCGGGGAGATGGAAGACATCATCTCCGACACAAAGTTTCAGAAATTTAACGATGGCCGGTTCATTTTTGTCGGTGGCTTGCTGCGCATGAGGCAGAAATACGGCTGGTACCGCAGCAAAAAATTCGCGGGCTGGCTGGAAGACATCATCCGGCACAAAACCGGAAACGCGGACATTACTTTCCGGGAGCTGCATGATAGCGGGCACAGGGATTTATATATAACGGCCACCTGCCTGAACAGGCAGAAACTCCTGGTGTTCTCATACGAAACCTACCCCGATATGAAAGTGAAGGACGCTGTGCGCGCCTCTATGTCGGTGCCGCTTTACTTTGAGGCCGTTTTTATAGACAGCACCGGCAACGTGCACCAGAAACACAAGCGGCAGGATAATTTGGACATTATGGTGGATGGCGGCATCCTCGGCAACTTCCCCATCACCTTGTTCGACAGTGTCGCGACTGACTCGCTGCAGCAGCCCCGCCGCATCGCGAACAGGCAGACGCTCGGGGCCAGGATTGACTCTGATGAACAGATTAAAAACGATGCTTTATCGAAGGAACTTGTTCCGCTGGAAATCCGGAACCTGCAGGACTATGTTTCAGCCTTCTATATATTGGCGCTGGAAAACCTGAACCGCAGCCAACTGGAACCAGCGGACTGGGAAAGAACCATTTCGGTCTCGTCCGTCGGCATCGCGCCCCGCGTCAAAAGGCTGACAAAGGCACAGAAGGCGCTCCTGGTAAACAGCGGCCGGGAACACACTGCCGCTTATCTGAATGCAAAAAGCGCGGAGTGAAGTAACACGGCAGGCCATATATAAAAACGTGCCCTGTTTACCTCTCCGAGCCGCCCGCCGCCCGCAGCAGAATGCCTTCGCTCTGCAGCACCTCGTGTATATGGCGCGCGAAGGGCAGTGCGTCAGGTCGGTCACCGTGGATGCACACCGTGTCTGCCCGCAGCGATATATCCCTCCCCTGCTGCGAAGCCACCTTTCCCTCCCTCACCATCCGGAGCACCCGCAGCAACGCCTCTACCTGGTCCGTTAGCAGGGCATCCGCAAAACTTCTCGGCGTCAGTGTGCCGTCCTGCTGGTACGTTCTGTCCGCGAACACTTCGCTGGCGGTGGCCAGCCCCAGCCTCTCTCCAGCTTTGATTAATTCGCTGCCGGAAAGACCGTAGAGCACCGCCTCCGGCTGCACCTTATATATGGCCTCGGCCACAGCTTCAGCAAGCGCTGTGTTTGCGGTGGCCATGTTGTAGAGCGCACCGTGTGGCTTTACGTGGTGCAGCTTGCCGCCCTCCGCCTGCACAAACGCCTGCAGGGCCCCCACCTGGTACACCACCATGGCATATACCTCGTCCGGGGAGACGGCCATCTCCCGTCTGCCGAAGCCCACAAGGTCCGGCAGGCCGGGATGCGCCCCCACCGCCACGCCCTGCGCCAGCGCCAGCTTCACCGTCCGGCGCATTACCAGCGGGTCGCCGGCGTGGAAGCCGCAGGCAATGTTGGCTGAGGTAACGTAACGCAGTATGTCCGCGTCGTGCCCCAGGTGATAGGCGCCAAAGCTTTCGCCCATGTCACAGTTTAAATCTATTGCCAGTTGCTGGTTCATATATGGGTTTTGAAATGCAAGCCTCCCCGGAGCTTCTCAATGTTTTGTTCCTGAATGATATACAGGGCCTGGGCCTCTTCCAGCGTCACTTCCTTAAACAGGACTTTATGGCGGGGCACCAGTTGCGCCAGCTTCGGGAAATCTGCGGAGACAACCTGCGCAAAGCGCGGGTAGCCGCCTGTGGTCTGGTGGTCGGCCATCAGCACAATCGGGCTGCCCTCCGGCGGCACCTGCACCGTGCCGAAGGTGACGGCGCTGGAAACCATATCGGCGGGGGCGGCCAGCGCCAGCCGCGTACCCAGCAGGTGGTAGCCCATGCGGTCAGACTGCGCCGTCACCTGGTAGGCCATGCCCCAGAAATCCTGCTGGCTCTGCTCCGAAAACAACTGGTATTCCGGTCCCTTGATGACGCGTATCTGCTGGGGCTCGTGGTACGCGACGTGCAGCGACAAATCCACGGACCAGTTGGTTTGCGCCCCCGGCTGTTCCAACTGCGCCCGTGTCAGGCTGCGCAGAAAGGCCTCCATTTTGGCTGGTAGCGGCCTGCAGGGGATGCTGTCGCCGAGTTGCAGCGCCCTTCCGTTTAATCCGCCAATGCCTGCACGCAGGAAGGTGGCGTTGCTGCCCATTACGCTGGGGAGGTCGAAGCCCCCGGCTACGGCTATATAGGCCCGGCAGCCGCTCATCGGAGAGCCGAATTCCAGTATGCTGCCTTCGGGCACCAGCAAAGGCCGCCAGCCTTTTACGGGTTGCCCGTTTAAGGCTGGCGACAAATCAGCCCCCGTAATGGCGATGAGCCGGCGCTCTGTGAAAAATATCTTCGGCCCTTTAAGCGTAATTTCTATACCAGCCTCCCCCTCCTCGTTGCCAACCAGCAAATTTGCGACGCGCAGGGCAAAAGGGTCCATGGCACCGCTCACACTCACACCGGCCTTCCGAAATCCGTGCCGCCCCAGGTCCTGTATAGTTGTCAGAAGGCCAGGGCTGATGAAGTTAAGGCTCATGGCGCAGCTCCTTTCGCTCATAGAATTCCCCCTCCGCGATAGGCACAAATCGGACACGGTCGCCAGCCTGCAGCAGGCTGGGTGAGGTACTGTCGGGGTTGAAGAGTGAAACCGGTGTGCGGCCAATCAACTGCCAGCCGCCGGGTATGGGAAGCGGGTAGATACCGGTCTGGATTCCGCCGATACCTACTGATCCGGCAGGAACTTCCGGCCGGGGGCTTTCGCGGCGCGGCGCGGCAATCTTTGGGTTCAAGCCAGCCAGGTACGGAAACCCGGGCGCGAAGCCTATCATACAGACAAGATAAACCTGCCCGCTGTGCAAGGCAATTACCTCCTCCTCGCGCAGCCCGTTTAGTTCTGCCACAAAGGGCAGATCAGGGCCCGCCTCACCCCCATATAGCACCGGAATCTCCACCAGCCTGGGTGCCTGCTCCTTCCCGTCCCCGACCGCGTAGGGCAGCATCCGCTGTAAAAATCCGGTTACTTTGGTGTAGGGGTTGAGATCTCCTTTCCGGCTGATGCGCCAAGGGTCGTAAAATACAGTGACGGTGGTGAAGGCGGGCACGTACTCCACCAGCCCCTCGAAGGGGTGCTTCGCCAGGTAAGCGACGAAAGCCCGCACCTGCCGGTGCGTCTCCTCCCCGATTACATCGCCAAAGTGTACCACCACAGCGGCATCACCCAGCGGATACAGCCGGACAGCCGGAATATCGCTTTCCTGCAGCTTTCTCATGTCGCTTCTTTAAAACCGGGTATGCGGAGGCCCCGTTGCTCCGGCTGCCCGGCCCCTACAAATCGAACGGGAATTGCCCCGCTTGGTTTTACCCTGCCCGTGGTTTTGCATCGTGTGGCGCACAAGCCCCATATCCCATTGAACCTGCCGGTATAGCCCTCTGCAACATTTCCCGGTTTGGGAACCCCTGAGGCATTGGCAGTGCATCTAATGTGTATTATGGGCGCTTTGATGCCTGCCCTATCTTGCGGCGGGCAAGATAGATTCACGCCCGGGCCTCACACCAACACACGCGATGTCACGCTGAGCTGCCCCACATGCCGCATGGTATGCTCTGCGGCGTGTACCAGCAGCCCCAGCACAGTGGATGGGAGCTGCGCCCGCCCTACGCCACGACCCGCTGTTAACGTCGCCTCATCAGTGTGGCGCAGTTGCTCCAGGGCAATATCCACCTGCCGGTCAAAAGTCTGAAC
This window of the Pontibacter russatus genome carries:
- a CDS encoding 5-oxoprolinase subunit C family protein; the encoded protein is MSLNFISPGLLTTIQDLGRHGFRKAGVSVSGAMDPFALRVANLLVGNEEGEAGIEITLKGPKIFFTERRLIAITGADLSPALNGQPVKGWRPLLVPEGSILEFGSPMSGCRAYIAVAGGFDLPSVMGSNATFLRAGIGGLNGRALQLGDSIPCRPLPAKMEAFLRSLTRAQLEQPGAQTNWSVDLSLHVAYHEPQQIRVIKGPEYQLFSEQSQQDFWGMAYQVTAQSDRMGYHLLGTRLALAAPADMVSSAVTFGTVQVPPEGSPIVLMADHQTTGGYPRFAQVVSADFPKLAQLVPRHKVLFKEVTLEEAQALYIIQEQNIEKLRGGLHFKTHI
- a CDS encoding LamB/YcsF family protein, whose product is MNQQLAIDLNCDMGESFGAYHLGHDADILRYVTSANIACGFHAGDPLVMRRTVKLALAQGVAVGAHPGLPDLVGFGRREMAVSPDEVYAMVVYQVGALQAFVQAEGGKLHHVKPHGALYNMATANTALAEAVAEAIYKVQPEAVLYGLSGSELIKAGERLGLATASEVFADRTYQQDGTLTPRSFADALLTDQVEALLRVLRMVREGKVASQQGRDISLRADTVCIHGDRPDALPFARHIHEVLQSEGILLRAAGGSER
- a CDS encoding glycoside hydrolase family 26 protein; translation: MRALLSLFILPSLLLVGCASTKTIDADATKETKALFHNLDRLSKHHTLFGHQHATEYGHGWSGDESRSDVKSVTGSHPAVIGVDFSGFSGRSPEATAQAKEAVRKTVVDTYNRGGVTTAAWHFSNPVAGGGFYWVDSLSLPAVRYIIPGGEAHEQYKDILDGIGAWAHSLRGADGQLAPVIFRPFHEFDGGWFWWGKPHASREEFISLWRFTVSYLRDSLDVHNFIYAFSPDNRFSTEEEFLERYPGDAWVDMVGMDNYGDMGRDRYAIDTAAMKLKIVSDYAEKAGKLVAFTETGLESIPDTTWWTNTLLRTMKRDDMELAYVLVWRNDVRSTTHYYAPFPGHRSVPNFIEFYKNPYTLFENDLGNIYKKKKFLGIF
- the pxpB gene encoding 5-oxoprolinase subunit PxpB produces the protein MRKLQESDIPAVRLYPLGDAAVVVHFGDVIGEETHRQVRAFVAYLAKHPFEGLVEYVPAFTTVTVFYDPWRISRKGDLNPYTKVTGFLQRMLPYAVGDGKEQAPRLVEIPVLYGGEAGPDLPFVAELNGLREEEVIALHSGQVYLVCMIGFAPGFPYLAGLNPKIAAPRRESPRPEVPAGSVGIGGIQTGIYPLPIPGGWQLIGRTPVSLFNPDSTSPSLLQAGDRVRFVPIAEGEFYERKELRHEP
- a CDS encoding patatin-like phospholipase family protein; the protein is MKKLVLVIICILCLSAASAQEAQIRNLVFEGAGIRGLAYAGVIAELERQRLLQDVEKVGGTSAGAITALMVSLGYSAGEMEDIISDTKFQKFNDGRFIFVGGLLRMRQKYGWYRSKKFAGWLEDIIRHKTGNADITFRELHDSGHRDLYITATCLNRQKLLVFSYETYPDMKVKDAVRASMSVPLYFEAVFIDSTGNVHQKHKRQDNLDIMVDGGILGNFPITLFDSVATDSLQQPRRIANRQTLGARIDSDEQIKNDALSKELVPLEIRNLQDYVSAFYILALENLNRSQLEPADWERTISVSSVGIAPRVKRLTKAQKALLVNSGREHTAAYLNAKSAE